One window of Oncorhynchus masou masou isolate Uvic2021 chromosome 33, UVic_Omas_1.1, whole genome shotgun sequence genomic DNA carries:
- the wdr46 gene encoding WD repeat-containing protein 46, producing the protein MAASSETMLKKPHVGKKRKPPTRYWEGTEEDGKNDGKKQKEGDNNEQTPQQNNTKTKKGGKRGGAGKKVISGKSDPFPGSAPVPEEKLKKFKRGVKGELPPRPQYKLRDVVIRSEAASDLAQKQNARYDLMLPEDAGFLEGDEDEDTCTISQDDIVDAVDITAGAKYFSLTLSQFGPYRLDYSKTGRHLLLGGRRGHVTCLDWQSKQLMCEMNVMETVNDVKWLHSEALFAVAQKKWLYIYDNKGIELHCIRKFNDVLRMQFLPYHFLLATASATGFLQYLDVSVGKEVVAICTKAGRLDVMAHNPHNAIIHLGHSNGTVTLWTPNQREPLVKMLCHQGGVRSVAVDKTGTYMVTSGMDKKLKVYDIRAYRPLQSYFLPAGASCLSLSQRGLLSAATGDIVQVYRDVWGIPVTKPYMAHRAKGSVWGVHFCPFEDVLGVGHGEGFTSMVVPGAGEPNFDGLDANPYRSAKQRQEWEVKALLEKIQPELIGLDPSQLSQVDHSTWEQRHEDRVQVLGFDPLAKEKFTPRLKTKGRSSSGKVEKRKKQVAHEDQRDVIRQTVEDRMKIDKERKEKEKKRAAAAGQKSALDRFRK; encoded by the exons ATGGCGGCGTCCAGCGAGACAATGTTGAAAAAACCACACGTGGGGAAAAAGAGAAAG CCTCCAACGAGATACTGGGAGGGCACAGAGGAAGATGGGAAGAATGATGGAAAGAAACAGAAAGAAGGGGACAACAATGAACAGACTCCTCAACAAAATAACACTAAGACAAAGAAAGGAGGAAAGCGAGGAGGAGCAGGAAAAAAGGTCATATCAGGG AAATCAGATCCATTCCCAGGCTCAGCACCTGTCCCTGAAGAGAAGTTGAAAAAATTCAAGAGGGGAGTGAAGGGAGAACTG ccccctcGGCCACAGTACAAGCTCCGAGATGTGGTCATTCGATCAGAGGCTGCCTCAGACCTGGCCCAGAAGCAGAATGCACGATATGACCTTATGCTCCCAGAGGATGCAGG GTTCCTGGAGGGAGACGAAGATGAGGACACATGCACCATCTCACAGGATGACATCGTTGATGCTGTGGATATTACCGCAGGGGCAAAG tacTTTAGCCTGACCCTGTCTCAGTTTGGGCCTTACCGACTGGATTACAGCAAGACTGGGCG ACACCTGCTGCTTGGTGGCAGGAGAGGTCATGTGACCTGCCTGGACTGGCAGTCCAAACAGTTGATGTGTGAGATGAATGTGATGGAGACAGTCAATGACGTAAA GTGGCTCCACAGTGAGGCTTTGTTTGCAGTGGCTCAGAAGAAGTGGCTGTATATCTATGACAACAAGGGCATTGAGCTCCACTGCATCCGCAAGTTCAACGATGTTCTCCGCATGCAGTTTCTCCCCTACCACTTCCTGCTGGCTACAGCA agtgCGACAGGCTTCCTGCAATACTTGGACGTGTCAGTGGGTAAGGAGGTGGTGGCCATCTGTACCAAGGCTGGCCGGCTGGATGTGATGGCCCATAACCCTCACAACGCCATCATCCACCTGGGCCACTCCAACGGCACTGTCACCCTCTGGACGCCAAACCAGAGAGAGCCACTTGTCAAGATGCTCTGCCACCAGGGGGGTGTGCGCTCTGTCGCCGTTGACAAGACTGGCAC GTACATGGTGACCTCTGGCATGGACAAGAAGCTGAAGGTGTATGACATCAGAGCCTACCGGCCCCTGCAATCCTACTTCCTGCCTGCGGgagcttcctgtctgtctctgagtcagAGGGGTCTGCTGTCCGCCGCCACAGGAGACATAGTCCAG GTGTACAGAGATGTGTGGGGCATTCCAGTGACCAAGCCCTACATGGCCCACAGGGCAAAGGGCTCAGTGTGGGGTGTGCACTTCTGCCCCTTTGAGGACGTCCTAGGGGTGGGCCATGGAGAGGGCTTCACTAGCATGGTCGTACCAG GTGCTGGCGAGCCCAACTTTGACGGTCTGGATGCCAATCCGTACCGCAGTGCCAAGCAGAGGCAGGAGTGGGAGGTCAAAGCCCTACTAGAGAAGATCCAGCCAGAACTGATTGGCCTGGACCCTAGCCAGCTCAGCCAGGTGGACCACTCCACCTGGGAACAGAGACATGAGGACAGGGTCCAAGTACTG GGCTTTGACCCGCTGGCCAAGGAGAAGTTTACACCAAGGTTGAAGACCAAAGGTCGGAGTTCAAGTGGAAAAGTGGAAAAACGCAAGAAGCAAGTGGCACATGAGGACCAGAGG GATGTGATCAGGCAAACAGTAGAAGACAGGATGAAgatagataaagagaggaaggagaaagagaagaaaagggCGGCAGCAGCTGGTCAGAAGTCTGCTCTGGACAGATTCAGGAAGTAA